The DNA segment AGCCGTACCGCGGACATCGAGCGTGTGCTCACCATGGGTGTCCACGGTCCCCTCGAACTCCATATCCTTGTTTTGGAGGACTAGTCATGCAGAAAGCCAAAGATTTGAAAGAATACCGTGGAGAATTGCGCGAGTCCCTGGATAATGATTTCCTGCGCACAACTCTTGATAATTTTGCCGTGGCCTACCGGGCCGGTCGCGCCAATGCCTTTAAGGATATGGATGTCAAAGGCCTGATCAATGACATCGCGTGTTCCAAGGATGCTGCCGCTGAAAATGCCGATGCTTTGTACGAAGAGTTCAAAGCCAATGCCGAGGCTGCTGGTATTAAAGTCCACTTTGCCAAAGATGGAGATGAAGCCAACCGTATCATCGCCGGAATTGCCAAAGATGCGAAGTGTAAATCCATCGTCAAATCCAAGTCCATGACTGCCGAGGAAACTCTGCTCAACCATGATCTTGAAGATGCCGGATTTGAAGTCATCGAGACAGACCTCGGAGAATGGATCATTCAGTTGCGTCATGAAGGACCGTCTCACATGGTCATGCCTGCCATTCACCTGTCACGGCATCAGGTCGGCGATCTGTTCACGGATGTGACCGGGAAAAAACAGGATTCCGAGATTGAAAAACTGGTTAAGGTTGCCCGTCGTGAGTTGCGTCAGAAATATGTCGATGCGGATATGGGTATTACCGGAGCCAACTTTGCAGTCGCGGAGACCGGTGGAATCGGATTGGTGACCAATGAAGGAAACGCCCGCCTGGTTTCAACCCTGCCTCGTGTCCATGTCGCCCTGATGGGAATCGACAAGTTGTTGCCTACACTGCATGATGCACTGCGTATCCTCAAGGCTCTGCCTCGTAACGCGACCGGGCAGCAGATTACATCGTATGTCACCTGGATCACGGGTGCCAACGAGTGCCTGGCCGCAGAAGATGGCAAGAAAGAAATTCACTATGTCGTTCTCGACAACGGGCGTTCCGAACTCATCAAGGATCCCTTGTTCTCGCAGATCAACCGGTGTGTTCGTTGTGGTGCCTGCGCCAATGTCTGCCCTGTTTACCGTCTTGTCGGCGGGCATAAAATGGGTCACATCTACATCGGTGCCATTGGCTTGATTCTGACATACTTCTTCCATGGTAAAGACAAGGCCAAGAATCTCGTCCAGAACTGCATCAACTGCGAAGCATGCAAGGATGTGTGTGCAGGTGGAATTGATCTGCCACGCCTGATCAAGGAAATCCACGCGCGTATTCTGGAAGAGGACGGACACCCGTTACCTGCCATTTTGATGGGCAAATTGCTCAAAAATCGCAAATTGTTCCATACTCTTTTACGGACCGCCAAGTGGGGACAAAAGCCCATTGCCGAAAAGGACGGATTCATTCGTCATTTGCCTATGGTCTTTGCAAAGGAACATCAGTTCAAGGCTCTGCCCACTATTGCCGAGACGCCTTTCCGTGATTGGTGGCAGAAGAATCGTCCTGATGTGGATAAGCCGAAATTGCGTGTCGCTCTGTTCTCTGGTTGTGTGCAGGACTTTGTATACCCCGAGCAGATGCAGGCGGCCGTCAAGGTCTTTGCGGACAATGGTGTTGCAATGGACTACCCCATGGAGCAATCCTGCTGCGGTCTGCCAGTTCAGATGATGGGTGAAATGGGTGCATCCCGTGATGTTGCAAAGCAGAATCTGCGGGCCTTCGAGACCGGAGCATACGATTATATCATCACCTTGTGTGCTTCATGTGCGTCGCACCTCAAGCACAATTATCCGAAGTTGGTCATGGATAAACCTTCCTTGAAGCTCAAGGCCGATGAATTCGCAGCAAAGGTCATTGATTACTCTTCTTTTGTGAACGATGTGCTCAAAGTGAAGAAAGAAGACTTCCGCGAAGTCGGGACCAAAGCAACATATCATGCTCCCTGCCATCTCTGCCGTGGGCTTGATGTTCATGACGCGCCTCGTCAGTTGATAGAAAAGGGCGGCATGGACTATGTCGAGTGCACTGAAGAAGAGGTCTGCTGCGGTTTTGGAGGAACATTCTCCATGAAGTTCCCGGAACTGTCTGCCGAGCTGTTGAAAAAGAAACTGGACAATGTTGAAGCCACGGGCGCTGATGTGCTTCTGACTGATTGCCCCGGTTGCGTCATGCAGCTGCGTGGTGGGCTGAAGAATCGCGGCTCCAAGGTTCAAGTACGCCACGTTGCAGAGGTTCTTGCAGATAATAAAAAATAAGAACTGCCATATTGAATGCATGAGGCTTTCGAAATAGGTTGGACCGCAATCCCCTCGAAGCAACTGCCACGCTTCCTCCTATGAGATACCGCCTTCATGTAGGTTCCCCGTCCGCTGCGGGACGGGGAACCATATATTTATACTTGACGGCCGGTTAAGCTCCATACTACCGGACCTGATTTAGGGGTGATACATGGCACCAGTGCAGAATCGATACTTACGCCAATTCGTCGCGGTCTATTTTGGTCTCTTCCTACTCATTTCGGGACTTTCATTCTGGTTTGTCTCAGCCTTCTCCGGTGAACTCTGGGCGGCGTCCGCTCTTGCAACCGGAGTTCTGACAGCTTTCGGCTTACTCGGTATTGCGCTGACAGTCCTGATAGGGCGGAGTTTCATTCGTCCGCTCAAAGTTGTGACCGAATATACAACCAACATACTTGATGGTAACTATGCAGGAGCTGATGAAGCCGCCATGGCTGATGCTGTTCCAGGCCTTGGCGACCTTGTTCATGAGCTTTCTTCCCGTTTCAAGGAACGGTTGGGATTCTCCAATAGTATTCTTGAGGGGCTTCCTGTTCCCATCTGCATTGTGGATACCAGGGAGAGGATAACCTTCCTCAATCAGGAATGCCTGAAAATGCTCGGGTCTAATGAGGACCCCAAGTCCTATTATGGCAAGATGATTTCCCAGATATTTTACAAGGATGACAGGAAGTCACTCATTGGGACCTGCATGGATGAGAACACCCGGACAATCAACCGGGAGGGTCTGTTCAAACATGTTGATGGAAGCGATATTCACGCACGCATCAATGCTTTTCCCCTGACAGATGTCGAAGGGGTGATCATAGGCGGGTGCTGTCTCTATCTTGATACGACTGAGTTGAAACGTCGTGAGGCGGAAATAGTCAGTCAGCATGATCGATTGGCGACTGCTGCTTCTCAGGCTACCGAGGTTTCCGAGGAATTGGCAACAGCCGCTTCACAATTGGAATCCGTCGTGATTCAGGCTCGAAGCGGAACGCGGACACAGTCCGAGAGAACAGGAGAAACCGCGACTGCCATGGAAGAGATGACTGCCACAGTGCTGGAAGTGGCTCGCCTGGCTCAGGATGCCGCTCTCAATGCTGATGATGCTCGCCAGCAGGCGGAAGAGGGGGCTGGTATTGTCACGCAGGTCGTCAGTTCCATCGATGAGGTCGCTGGACATGCTCATGATCTCAAAATCTCCATGGAAGAGCTTGATGAGCGAGCTGACAAGATCGGTAAGGTGCTTGGCGTCATCGAAGACATCGCGGACCAGACCAATTTGCTTGCACTCAATGCTGCCATTGAGGCGGCGCGGGCTGGTGATGCTGGGCGGGGCTTTGCTGTCGTGGCTGACGAGGTTCGGAAATTGGCTGAAAAAACCATGGAAGCGACACGAGAGGTGCATCTTGCAATAACCGGTATTCAGGACGGTGCCCGCAAGAATGTCAAAGCAACAGAAGTCGCGGTTGTTTCTGTTGGAAAAACCACAGAGATGGCAGGGCGTTCAGGTGAGGCTCTGCACAGTATTGTCTCTGTGGCAGAGGCCACTGCAGACAGGGTGCGCAATATCGCGACTGCTGCCGAGCAGCAGTCTGCTGCCAGTGAAGAAATCAATGAAGCGACTGTTGATGTCAGCCGGGTCTGTCAAGATACGGACGGTTTGATGACAGATGCCTCCGATGCGATTACGCGTTTGTCTGAACTTGCGAAAACACTTGGCAAGATCATTCGCGAAATGCAGTGAGGAGCAAAATAATTTTGTATAAATGATGACAAAAAGCTTCTTTGTGATTAATATTGGTAATGTAACCTAATATCGTTTGAGATGGAAAGTGTTATTGGGTTGAAATTGTTGAACATAAAGCACAAGAGAGAGTTGAGACGTGGTCAGACACATTGTTATGTGGACTTTGAAAGAGGAAGTGGATGGCGTTCCGGCTAAGGAAAATGCCGCCAAGATGAAAGAAATTCTTGAAGCCTTACAGGGACGGATTGAAGGATTGAGGTATATCGAAGTCAGTCATGATATCGTTGATGCTGATCCAGAGTGCCATGTTGTTTTGTGCTCTGAGCACGATGATGCTGCGGCGCTTGACCATTATCAGGGGCACCCTGAGCATCAAGCGTGTGTCGCCTTTGTAAAGACCGTTGCCGCCAGTAGAAAGGCGGTTGATTACACAGTATAAAAGTCAGAAGCTGGGCTAATCCGGGGAGCCTGGTTCCTGAGACGGAAGACGTGAGATTACAGGAGTCGTGACAGGGGTGAAGACGTTACGAAGGAGAATGCCATGTCTATGCGTTATGATCAGGAACGGAAACGGATTATTTGCCGTTGGGAGGAGCCTACCAAAGTTGTCATGAACAAAAAGGAAGGCGTCATCAAACGTTCACGGATGATTACGGTCAAGGTGAACGATAATGGCAAATTGAACAGCAAGGACATTCGGAGGCACGGGAAGCACCCTATGTTTCCGTATATCAACCGTTTCAACAAGATGCTCAATAGCATCGAATGCTTTCCTCAATGCCAGAATGAATACAAATGCGCAGTGTGCGGAATGGAGCATGACGTTAGTCCCCATTTCGATACCAAGCGCCAGTCGATCATCTGGCTGTGCCGGGATCACCTGAATGATTCTCCCAAGGTCGTTGATTGATTGTACTGATTAGGAGATCCGATCAACGGCTTTGATGAATTTCATCGGGCCTCTTGGCATGGCAAGCAAAAAAAGCCCCCATCTCGTTGACGAGGTGGGGGCTTCTCGATGAAATTCACTCCCTAAAATTGATAGCGCAATCCAAGGAGAACTTTGTGAGTGCCGATATCCTTGACTTGACTCTCAACATTGACGTCTGTGGATGTCCCGGTAACTTTCTCTCCGTCTCCGTAATAATCATACCTGTAAGCAAGATCGAGAATAATTGATTCGGTTATGCTCCAACCGACGCCTGCGCCGAGGTTAAAAGCAAGGTTGGTTGAGGTCTTGCTGCCTGGATCGGAAATGGTGGAGGTGCTGAAGCTCTCTTCAACCCAGGCGACACCGACACCTCCGTTGATGAATGGTGTAAAGTCAGTTGAATTGTAAAAATCCCAGTAGACATTCAGCATGACAGTCTGCAGCGAGATGGTATCCGTTAACGACGAGTTGCTATCGCTGTATTTGTACTTGAAATCTCCGGTGTACATGTATTCGATTTCTGTGCGAATGGGGTATTCATATCCCATCCAATCATATCCTGCGGCAAAGCCGATTGCTCCTGCTTCTTTATCGAATTTACTGCTTGAACTTGTTCCTGTTGCGTTGCCTGAGGTACTTTTATCTGCATCAAGGTACGAACCTCCCACCTTGATAGAACCGTAAAAGCCACCTTGGTCAGCAAATGCGAATCCCGTGAATGTGAAAAGTAAAGCCACGATGATTGTAAGGCATTGAAGACTTTTCATACGCTCATTCTCCCGCAATAAAATATGAAGACACCTTTTCACCCAGTACATAAAAAAGAGGTTTAAGTCAATGGGGGCGCGAATAATTGGGTGTTTGCAATTTTATACTTCATCCCACTGATTATTTGGGTATAGTGATTTTGATCTCTTCAATATACGAGGTGATCTCTCTCCTTGAAGCAGAAAATTCTTTTACCGAATAGGTTGCTTATGAGCGATGAATTGGTTTTTGCAAATGAATCCGAGTCGTCTGGTAGCGGGGAGTTGCGAGGGACGAGTGGGGATTGGAAAGTGCTGATCGTCGACGATCAGAGTGATGTCCATAAAGTTACTCGTTTGGTGCTGGATGACTTCGCCTTCGAGGGGCGAAAGGTGACTTGCATGAGCGCCTATTCCGGGGAAGAAGCCAAAAAGATTATGCAGGAGCACCCGGACGTGGCTGTCATGTTACTTGATGTTGTCATGGAAACAAACCGCGCTGGGTTGGAAGTCGCTCGATATGTCCGGGCTGTTGCAAAAAATCAATTCGTCAGAATTATCTTGCGCACAGGAGAACCAGGGGAAGCGCCGGAACGTGAAGTTGTGACGGGTTTGGATATTAATGATTATAGGCAAAAGACGGAATTGACCTCAGATAGATTAGTCACTGCTGTGACGACCGCAATCAGGTCATATCGGGATCTCAAAATGATCAATGATGCCCGGAGAGGTTTGCACCTTTTGGCCATGTCTGTTGCTCATCAAATCAGGAACAGGACAATTGCTATTGCCGGATTTGCCAATATCATCAAGCGTAAAGGGGGGAATTCACCAGAAACAAGCGATTACCTGGGAACTATTCTGGAAGAATCTTCGCGTTTGGAACATATGGTGAATGATGTCACGAAATATGCTTCCATCAGCTTGGGGGAAATGCAGCCATCGGATATCCGTGAACTTATTGAGACTGCAACGAATGCCATTGATACCAAACAGGCAGATTTGGGCGGCGTCGTTTGGGAGGTCTTGTGTCCCAATCAGATGGTTATGGTTGATCCTGAGTTATTTATCAAAGCGTTCGAAGCAATTCTGCAAAACAGTGTTGATTTTAGTGAGGGGGTTCCACAAATCAAGATACGCGTTGCGCCAAGTCGGATGATTTGTGCTATAGAAGTGCAGGATAGCGGGACAGGAATCAATGAGGACGATATGCCGCATATTTATGATCCTTTTTTTTCACTCAAGCCCAAGGGGTCGGGCATGGGGCTTTGTATTGTGCGTAAAGTCGCCATGGAGCACCAATGGGATGTTCACATTGATTCCACGCCTGGGGAAGGCACTCTGGTAGAGATTATTATTCCTCGAAGAGACTTGACTGGAATGGGCAGTTGAAAGCGTGTGAAGTGGATAAAAAACGTGAGACTCTAGCTGTAATTAGCTAAAAAATATTTTTGGTGAGGATATATCTGTATGGGGTAGGCACAACAAGAAGGCCGTCCACACAAGGTGGGACGGCCTTTGTCGGTGAATCTCTTTTGCCAGTTACATAAAGTAGTACGTGGCGACCAGTCCCATAAGGGACATGGTAATAGTATAAGGCAAAGCCAGGATAACCATCCGGCCGTAGGAAAGCCTGATAACCGGAGCTAGTGCTGAGGTCAGCAGGAACAGGAAGGCAGCCTGGCCGTTGGGAGTGGCGACGGAGGGGATATTGGTCCCTGTGTTGATGGCGACTGCGAGTTTGTCGAAGTGGGCCATGGTTTCCAGTATTTTTGTTTGAAGTGCCTGCGGCATGGAAGCCACAACATCGATACGAGCCAGGTGGGGATCTGTAAGTCGGTCCATGAGTGCGACGCCATCAGTTACACCGGGCATTCCAGCCAGGACAGACTCAAAGTGCATCTTGGTTTCTGATATGTAGACTGTCGCTACGAAGACGTTATCGGAGATCATGGAGAGGACTCCATTGGCAACGTAATACGCGGCAAGCTGGGCATGTCCATGCATGCCAAGGACTATATCCATGACAGGGGCAAAGAGGTGCTGGTCATGAATAACACCGACAATGGCGAAGAAAACAACGAGCAGGGCAGTGAAGGGCAGTGCCTCTTCGAATGCCGGGCCAAGTTGGTGCTCATCCGTGAACCCGTTCATTGAAGTCAGCAAGACAATAACTGAGAGACCAATGATCCCAACTGCGGCAAGGTGGAAGGCCAAAGCAAGAATCAGCCAGATACCGATTAACGCCTGGACGACAAGCTTGGCTTTTCCTTGAAGGCCGCGCTTTTCTTCCATCTCAATGGCTGTTTCCAGGAGGTGGGAACGGATATTCCCAGGCATTTCTGCGCCGTAACCGAAGATTTTGAATTTTTCCACGAGGATGCAGGTCAGCAGCCCTGTTGCGAGTACCGGCATGGAAACCGGAGCCACTTGCAGGAAGAAGGGAATGAAGTGCCAACCCATTTCCGAGCCGATGAGAAGGTTCTGGGGTTCACCGACAATGGTACACACTCCACCAAGGGCGGTGCCGACAGCACCGTGCATCATCAGGTTGCGCAAAAAAGCCCGAAACTCTGAAAGTTCGGCCCGTTGAGTATCTTTGACCGACTGATCCGAGCACAGATCATGTGTGCAACTCATGGTTTTACCAGAGGCAAAGCGGTGATAGACGTTATAAAATCCATAAGCTACCGCGATAATGACCGCTGTGACTGTCAGGGCATCGAGAAAAGCGGAAAGGAATGCGCCTGCAAAGCTGAACAGCAGTGAAATGACGATTTTCGAACGGACTTTGGTCAGGATGCGGGTGAAGGTGAATTGCAGGAAATCCTTCATGAAATAGATACCTGCAACCATGAAGATCAATAAGAGTATGACTTCAAAGTTCGCGTGCGCTTCATGGTAGACTGTCTCGGGGTGCGTCAGTCCGAGCAAAACAGCTTCCATGGCGAGTAATCCACCAGCAGGAAGCGGATAGCATTTCAATGCCATGGCCAGTGTGAATATGAACTCACCAATCAGTATCCATCCTGCGATGAAAGGGCCGACTGTAAAGATCAGAATCGGGTTAAGAACAAGAAAGGCCAGTATCGCCAGTTTGTACCAGTTCGGCGCATTGCCGAGGAAGTTACGGCTGAAGGCCTGTGTCATGGTTTGAGCCATTGTGGAATCTCCTCACTCATTGTGTATTCGGGGGTCTCTGGTTGTGTGAACAACCTATTCGCCGATTGTCATTGTCGGATACATGCCCGCATCTGCCCCGCCTTGAAATGGCTGGAGTATATTGAAGCAAGCATCCTGGGTTTTTTGGGCATGTCCTCGGGTTTCTTCGGTTCCGTCGAAATTGGCTCCGTTTTCTTCCCGAATATGGGCAATACGATGTTTGAACGCTTCGACAAACGCTTTCCCATCACCCTTGAAGGTCATGTTACCGATGACTATATCAGTGGTTTTGGCGAGTGTCTCAAGGCTCATGCATTGATCTTTCAGGTCTGATTGTTTGGTTACATATCCCCATACCGCTGAATTCTCGGGTATCGTGATCGGTTCTTCTGCGTCAATGATAGTATGGGGCATCACGATCGAATCACGGCCGACCGTGATTGGGCAGGTCGCTGTGCCATGAACAAAGGAGTTGAATCCGACAAACACATTTGGAGCAAGCCGTGTGTGGATGACTTTGCCTCCATGAGCTGTGACATTAAAGCCTTCGTAAACCGCATTTTTGATATAGCAATTCTCTTGCGCGTTCGATCCCTTGCCGATGTCTGAATTTTCGACATGGGCGCGTTGGGCTATGAGTGAATTGTCCCCAATCTTGCAATCTCCTTTGATGACAGAGTATGGATTGACATAGGTCCCTTCTCCAACCTCAACTCCCATGAGTTCCGGTTGGACAGAGGAGTAAACCGGGACAAAATCTTCTTTGAATTCTTCAACATAGTCGATGAACTTTCCGGTGATTTTTCCGTTTTCGTCCATGCTGACATACTGCTCCACGACCCCTTCGGGGTAGACGTAGTTGAATTCGAAGAGTCCGTTTGATTTGATCCAGACCCTGCCGGATTCAATAGTCAGACGCGACAGGTCTCCAGCTTGAACATAGGAAAAATTGCCCACAACACAGTTGTGCATAATAGAGAGATCAATCGTGGAAAAGGGGCCTAGGTAAACTCCTTCACAGGTTGTACCATGAATATTGGAAAAGTGCATGGCAAGAGTGTTTAGTATCTTGAAAACTTCTGGAGTTTCAGGGTTCTTGGAGTGGTTGTGGACGAGAGTCTTGATCAGGCAACTATTGATGACCCGGATAACCTCATCGTAAAAGAGCGTGGTTTTGACTCCATTGAATTCGACCACGTCTCCCTTGCGTTTAAGCTCATCGCCGCGCAGATCAGACTTATAGACAACGGAGCGGTCAACCTGCGTTTTACCGAGAAAATATGTACCGGCCATATTTGAATTCTGGAAACGAAAGCTGATCGGATGATCTTCCGTCAGCGCATAAAACGCATAGTATTGCAGATGCCGTTCACGTGGTATGGCATTGGTGAGAATCTGTTTTACATCTATCCCCATCGGTTTCAGATTTACGTTGACCCGGGATGCGATATGATCAAACAAAGCTTCGAGTTTTTTCATTGTCATCTACTCTATGTTGGAAGGTTCAAATGGAAGACAGCTGTTGCTTGTGAGCAAAACTGTTGCAATTTGTTACTCTGGCAACCTTGAGTTTGTGTCTTGTGGTAGAATCAGACAATATGCTTGATTCAGAAATCATCCTAAGCCACTAAAAAATAACCTTTATCTTTGTATGAAGAATCGTTTGAGAGTCTTCTTTGCGTGCTGATACTCTTCTGTATGAAAGAACAAACCAATTTCACTTGTACAGTTTTGAATGCTCTTATGAGGCCGTTGAGAGTGTTATTGCGAGGCTCCAGAGTGTTGTTTTCTGAGAGCAGTAAGATCGAGGACCAGTAAAAAATGAGTCATTTCAGGGAATGAACGTTGCAATTTGTTACTCTAGTCCTTTCGGCTCGTCTACCCCCCTATGGGGACCGTTATGGGCATACCCATCATTGGCCAGATAACCAGGACTGCGATGCCGACGATAATCATCAGAAGCAAAGATGCAGGAATGCCCCATCCGAAGAATTCTCCGGTCGTGAATTGGCCGGAATCATAGGCAATTGCATTGGGAGCGGCTCCAACAAGGAGCATGAATGGCATACCGGCTACGACGAGTGATGCGTAAAGGATGACTTCGGGAGACACGCCAAGGTACGGAGCAATAACCAGGGCCACGGGAAGAGAGATAGCTATTGCCGCAACATTCATGATGAAATTCGTCATCATCATGACGAAAAACGCGATGGACATGACGAAGATGAACCAATGTGCATCTTGAAACATGACAAGCCAGTTGACCGCCATCCACTTGGCAGCTCCGGTTTCCCAGAGGCAGAAGCCGATAGACATGGCTCCGGCAAAAAGCAGAATTATATTCCAGGGAATATCTTCCAGATCTTTGAGGTCCAGTATCTTGAAGATGAAGAAGAGGACCGATGAACAGAGGATTATCGCCGTTTTATCAACCGCTTTGAGTGCAGGAACAAACGCTCGAAGTGACATGATAATAATCACGGTTCCAACGATGACGGCAGCCATTATTTCCTCTCGGGTCAAGCTTCCCATTCTGGCATTGAGCTCACGAGCTTTTTCGCGCAGTCCCGGTATGCGATCCTTTTCCGGTTTGCAGACAAGCATGAAAAATCCCCAGAGCAGAAAAGTCATTCCCCATCCTATAGGGGCCATGTAATAGGAGAGTTCAAAGAACCCGATGTCAACATTGATGATCTCCTTGTAAAATCCAATGGCGACAGCGCCGCGAGCTGCGCCGAGCAACGTGACAATTGATCCTGCCCCGGCCACATAGGCCATGCCGATGAAAAGGCCTTTGCCGAACTTGGTCGGCTTGTTGCCTTCGCCGTAAAGGGCGTAGATGGCCAGCAGTAAAGGATAAATCGTGGCTGCAACAGCGGTATGGGCCATGATGTGTGTCAGTGCTGCGGTTACCACGAAGACACCGAGGTAGATCATTGATGTGCGTTCGCCCACGATATCAAGCATCTTGTAAGCGAGACGTTTTGTCAGTCCTGTCTTGGTGAAGACGAGGCCGATCATGATCGAAGCAAATATGAACAGAACTGACGGGTCCATGAAGTCTTTGAAGGCGACCTTGGCAGGACGGATCATGAACATGACCTGTAATATCCCGATCATAAGTGAGGTGATACCAATAGGGACGACCTCAAAAACCCACCATGTTCCCGCAAGTAAAAAGACTCCAATGGCCCCTTTTGCTTCTCTGGAGAGGATAAAGTGTTCACCCATGGGGTCGACGGCATCGGGCCACGGTGGTGCATAATAGACAACTGCGAACAGAATGATGCCTGTGAGCATGAAAATCAGTCGTTTCCAGTCGAAAGCGGATTTGGCGGCTTGAGCTGTTTCCATTGTCGTTCTCCTCAAAAAAAACGAAATATTATTGACACGCGCAAGCCAGCATCCGCGACTTGACTTCATTGTAAATGTCACTGAGGCGCAGGACGCCGGAGATGTTGCCATTTTTTCTGACTATAAGCGGTTGGTGTTTGCCAACGATATAGCAGTGAATGCCGTATGCGAGGGTGTCGTCTTCATTGAGAAAATCGATTTCAGAGGGGATATGCATCACTTGGGATACTCCCTGTCTACAGCCCTCTTTGCAGAGTGTTTCAAGTGGATTTGCCCAGAGGCCAAACTCTTTGAAAGCGTCTGCAACATATTGTTTGGAAAGGGTGTCGGTTCCAAGTCCTTTTCCGGCCAGTCTTTTGTAGCTTGGTTCAAGAGCCGCCAGGATATCAGTCATGGTCAACACACCTGCGAAGTCGCCCTTGGTGTTAACTACAATCAAATCTCGATGTTGGCTCTCATCAAGAACAAGAATCGCCTGTCCAAGCGTGGCATCCTTGCCGATGGTGAGATATTCTTCGACAGGGATCATCAGGTCTTTCACTTTCATGACAATATTCCTCCCATGGTAAAGCTGTAAGAGACAGTTTATCTACGAGTGAACGCTATGATTTCCTACAATGTATCCTGTTGTCCAAGAGGGATTCCTTGATGGTGCAGCACGCTGGTGCTTCTCCCGGACTCGTGTCGTTTTTCAGGGAAATGGTGAGCTGCCGGTAGTTCATCCCCCCCCATTTGTCACCAGCTTTTGACCGGCTGGCTGCGATACATCAGAATTCTATTGATAGAATATAGTTGAATGCGTCAAGAATATATCGTGAAAAAAAGAGCAAGTACGTTTTGAAACGTTATGAAACTATTTTATGGAACAAGACCGTTTCTTTGTGCAACACATTACGGTCATTTTGTTTCTTGGTAGTAATTTTGACCATGAGCTATTCTGCCACCCAGGTAAGCCTCAAGAACGATGTCGGCAGGACCGCAGATGTCATCCACCACCCGAATGCCTTTCCATTCGAGAAAATCGAAAAATTCTTTTTCGATACCAGCACAAATGACTGTTTGGATACCTTCGCTGACCGCTGCCCGGCACATCGATTCGGCTGAAGGATTTTCAATAGCGACATTTTTTTCCTCAACCCTGCCCATGGCACTGGTTTCCCGAATAATGGAGACAACAAGCACTTCTGCCGCGAGATCAAATCGTGGGGCAAGCTCTTTCCCCAGGAGAGGGATCAGTATCTTTTCCATACATTCACCTATTCAATTCCAAAGTGTTTCATCTTGCGCCATAGTGTTGAACGGCCCCAGCCGAGTAACTCTGCTGCCCGTCTTTTCTTGCCACCGGTTTTGACCAATGCATCCAGTATCATCTTTCTTTGAACGTCTTCCCAGCGTTCGGGGGGGATACTTCTGCTTCCTGCTTCTCCATTTGCATGATGTGAAGTCGATGGGGTTGTCGTCAAATCCTTCGGAAGGCCAGTGCCATGGAGCATGTACCCTGGGAGGTGGCGCATCCTTATGAGTTTACCATCGCAGAAGTTGACTGCATATTCGATGAGATTCTTCAATTCTCTGACATTGCCGGGATAGGCATAGGATTCGAGGAGTTTCTGTGCATTTTTCGAGAATCCTTCAACACTTTTGCCAAAACGGTTTTGAAACA comes from the Pseudodesulfovibrio piezophilus C1TLV30 genome and includes:
- a CDS encoding sensor histidine kinase, translating into MKQKILLPNRLLMSDELVFANESESSGSGELRGTSGDWKVLIVDDQSDVHKVTRLVLDDFAFEGRKVTCMSAYSGEEAKKIMQEHPDVAVMLLDVVMETNRAGLEVARYVRAVAKNQFVRIILRTGEPGEAPEREVVTGLDINDYRQKTELTSDRLVTAVTTAIRSYRDLKMINDARRGLHLLAMSVAHQIRNRTIAIAGFANIIKRKGGNSPETSDYLGTILEESSRLEHMVNDVTKYASISLGEMQPSDIRELIETATNAIDTKQADLGGVVWEVLCPNQMVMVDPELFIKAFEAILQNSVDFSEGVPQIKIRVAPSRMICAIEVQDSGTGINEDDMPHIYDPFFSLKPKGSGMGLCIVRKVAMEHQWDVHIDSTPGEGTLVEIIIPRRDLTGMGS
- a CDS encoding Dabb family protein, which translates into the protein MVRHIVMWTLKEEVDGVPAKENAAKMKEILEALQGRIEGLRYIEVSHDIVDADPECHVVLCSEHDDAAALDHYQGHPEHQACVAFVKTVAASRKAVDYTV
- the ldhH gene encoding L-lactate dehydrogenase (quinone) large subunit LdhH, whose protein sequence is MQKAKDLKEYRGELRESLDNDFLRTTLDNFAVAYRAGRANAFKDMDVKGLINDIACSKDAAAENADALYEEFKANAEAAGIKVHFAKDGDEANRIIAGIAKDAKCKSIVKSKSMTAEETLLNHDLEDAGFEVIETDLGEWIIQLRHEGPSHMVMPAIHLSRHQVGDLFTDVTGKKQDSEIEKLVKVARRELRQKYVDADMGITGANFAVAETGGIGLVTNEGNARLVSTLPRVHVALMGIDKLLPTLHDALRILKALPRNATGQQITSYVTWITGANECLAAEDGKKEIHYVVLDNGRSELIKDPLFSQINRCVRCGACANVCPVYRLVGGHKMGHIYIGAIGLILTYFFHGKDKAKNLVQNCINCEACKDVCAGGIDLPRLIKEIHARILEEDGHPLPAILMGKLLKNRKLFHTLLRTAKWGQKPIAEKDGFIRHLPMVFAKEHQFKALPTIAETPFRDWWQKNRPDVDKPKLRVALFSGCVQDFVYPEQMQAAVKVFADNGVAMDYPMEQSCCGLPVQMMGEMGASRDVAKQNLRAFETGAYDYIITLCASCASHLKHNYPKLVMDKPSLKLKADEFAAKVIDYSSFVNDVLKVKKEDFREVGTKATYHAPCHLCRGLDVHDAPRQLIEKGGMDYVECTEEEVCCGFGGTFSMKFPELSAELLKKKLDNVEATGADVLLTDCPGCVMQLRGGLKNRGSKVQVRHVAEVLADNKK
- a CDS encoding outer membrane protein, with product MKSLQCLTIIVALLFTFTGFAFADQGGFYGSIKVGGSYLDADKSTSGNATGTSSSSKFDKEAGAIGFAAGYDWMGYEYPIRTEIEYMYTGDFKYKYSDSNSSLTDTISLQTVMLNVYWDFYNSTDFTPFINGGVGVAWVEESFSTSTISDPGSKTSTNLAFNLGAGVGWSITESIILDLAYRYDYYGDGEKVTGTSTDVNVESQVKDIGTHKVLLGLRYQF
- a CDS encoding methyl-accepting chemotaxis protein — its product is MAPVQNRYLRQFVAVYFGLFLLISGLSFWFVSAFSGELWAASALATGVLTAFGLLGIALTVLIGRSFIRPLKVVTEYTTNILDGNYAGADEAAMADAVPGLGDLVHELSSRFKERLGFSNSILEGLPVPICIVDTRERITFLNQECLKMLGSNEDPKSYYGKMISQIFYKDDRKSLIGTCMDENTRTINREGLFKHVDGSDIHARINAFPLTDVEGVIIGGCCLYLDTTELKRREAEIVSQHDRLATAASQATEVSEELATAASQLESVVIQARSGTRTQSERTGETATAMEEMTATVLEVARLAQDAALNADDARQQAEEGAGIVTQVVSSIDEVAGHAHDLKISMEELDERADKIGKVLGVIEDIADQTNLLALNAAIEAARAGDAGRGFAVVADEVRKLAEKTMEATREVHLAITGIQDGARKNVKATEVAVVSVGKTTEMAGRSGEALHSIVSVAEATADRVRNIATAAEQQSAASEEINEATVDVSRVCQDTDGLMTDASDAITRLSELAKTLGKIIREMQ